A stretch of DNA from Marmota flaviventris isolate mMarFla1 chromosome 5 unlocalized genomic scaffold, mMarFla1.hap1 SUPER_5_unloc_3, whole genome shotgun sequence:
AATAGCAACGATGGGCTCAGAAATTTCCTTTAGATAAAAACTGCAGCTCTGATAAAAAACAGCTCGCTTGTAATTCTGCCTGACAAAAGTGTGAAACGGTCCCCAGTGTACGTAAGCACATGCAGCTGCTTGTTAAAGCCAAAGCACTCGCCCCATCCCATAATGGTGGTCAAACACTCTCACACCAAAGGCTGGGCCTCCCAGGCTGGGCCAGCATTTAGTCAACTCCAGTTTTCTGTGTTTCCTCTTTTcacctcctttttctccttcccacTCTAGCCCAGTTTGGTTCAAAGGGATTAATTCCTGTAACACTCCAGTGGAGAGAAAAGGGCTTTACTTGGCGGCTTTGGGTTTACAAGATCGCTGGTGAACAATCAGTCTGTCTGGCAGGAAGGTACGCCCACATATATTGCAGGGAACCAACTGGCTCTGGGCACTTGTCCAAGCAGCTTCATTTAAAGCATCAAGATCATAGAAACCTTTGGCTggaaagttaaagaaaaagagaaagaaaaaaatgaaaaaaataataataaaaaaagaaagaaaagaggggggAAACAGTAAAATGAATTAGTTTTCATTCTGGAAAACCATATTCTACTTTTTATGGAAAATATGTTCAGGAAATACCTGTTGACTGaggtttttaaataaatcatatgacttttgccaaaaataaataaataaataaaaagcgcTGCTTGCTGTTTCAAGGGTTGAGTCAAGTTAGCCATGAACCAGAGGTTTTTTACTCTTTGGACGTAAAAAGGGGAAGACAATGttttatgtgttatgatatgCATTCTTCACTAATTATTAACATCTTTGCTTATATATTATTATCTTGCAAATATAACTTTTGGCTTTCTTTCAGCTgactctaaatataaacttacaGCGGTAAAAGGACatgtatttgtattttccttCTATAATCCTTTAGTGGAATGTTTTTGGAGGCCAAAATTGGACAATTGAGAGTGAATTTAAGATGAATTATACCCTAAAAATTTATCATCTTTTCATAGCTGTGAACTTAGAGATTCTTTAAGTAATTAagtgaagaatgaaaatagaattCTTAATCTGATGAAAAGAAGTGTTCTTAAGAAAACAAAGTAGACAGTTGGAGAAATATAGAATCTTCATTGGCAGAGCATAGCGGAAAAAGGCATATGgctttattttgagaaacaatGTGGGATTTAGCTTTAATAAGCCTTATTCAAATAGAGAGACTTTGGTATATTAAATTGACTATGTCTTAGAATCATCCAAAATAGACCCCCAAAATTTAGCCAAGCACTCAAAAATGTATTACTTAGTTTTTATCACTGGCAAGGCACATATTACTTCATTAAAGCCTACGCAATCTCATATGATTTCTATCTAGTGGTTCACACAAACATAACAAACCTTAGATTCTTAACATGCTTTCTcctaatgttctttatttttttgctccATGGGAATTTAAACCCCCAAACAACCTAGTATTTCTcctttggataaagaaaatattactttctATGTAGGATATAAACGTGTGTTTTGAGTGCTTTGAAAACTCTTTGAGAAAAGGACTGCACTGACTTTCTTATTACTCATATGAGTTTTAATACAGACTAAAAAATTCCAGAGTAGTCATTGATTCTAACTTGAATGTGATTCATcacatttctaaatgtttttcatGGTGCTTTGACTCTGGATCTGGAGCAAGGGTCATTTGAACTCTACGAAAAAGTCCATGAGTGGAGAACAGTGATGTGCATTCTATTTACCTAGGGATGAAGAGCACCTTCAGAGATAATAGTAGCATAGGATCAAGAGAAAAAGTTCAGGGAAGTAAAATTATAGGATCTACTTTTTCTGTCATAAGCAACAACAAGATAGTATCCCAAAAGGGCTTTTGAATCACCATTCTTCTTACTTCTTTTAGTTTTGGGATAATTATGGTCAAGCACAGAAAATGGTAAAGatcagaaggaaaggaaatagaTTTTGACACTGAGAGTGAATTTAAGATGAGAATTGTTGGGAAGAGATTTTCAAGAAGGTAAACAATCTGGTtgtgggcaagtgttctaccttcTATAGGTGGATGTTTTCATCTTGAGCTCTTTTGCCACCTGTCTGCAAGGACTGTGGATAGTTCCATTCTAGCAGCATCTAGAACTTTATTATGACAATCTAGATTTTGCTCTAGATTGTCGTTATTATGACAATCTAGATTTTGTTGTTATAAACTCTACTTGACTCACATCTTAACAGGAATGTTGGACTAACTGACAGTAAAATGACCTCCAAGGTACCTTTTAGCACTTGCACATCTATAGATACACAGGAGAATAAATGAACTAAAAGATACTCCGCTTAAAACCAAAAATTTCCTTTGAAGAGAATGAGGAGTGTAACTGAGAAAACAACAATGGTGGAAATATGGTGAGTCTGAGCTCACATGGCAAAAATATTCTATAACTATTATGTAACATCCTAAATGAGTAAATATGAGGTTCTGTGACAAAGTCGCACGTGACAGTTTCATTTAGTTTGCACAGTGCTTCACAAATTATTAAttgcacacattttaaaaatgtggatattTTGTATGAATGTCTACATTTCCAGTTTCTTTTGTATTACTGATAGATATGGCCACATTGGGCTAAATTTCTTAATGATAGCCCCAGCTGTTCCTGGGCAGCTGCTATTTCCTTTGGAGAGAGCTGATGCTCTCCAGCTCACCACAGTCCCCACCTTTCcttgtcttcattttttccttcccctACACACAGACCCATTAATTAATTTGTAACCTGACGATATCGGATCCTGTAAGCACTTAAATTTGTTATCCCTGCTCTGCAGAGACACGTTCATATGTAAAATCAGGACTCTAGATTCACCAAAGGTTTTTAAGCTTTATGTTTTTTAAGTGTTATGTGTGATAATATATGAAACTAACTCTTGGAAAATACAGTAAATTCCAGCGGTCCCTCTCATGCAGTCTTGCCAGGACATAGTGTCTTTATGTCTCAGCATCTGAAGACAACCCTTTGCACGGGCATTCCACTACTGTTTTCCTATTTGGCTGAAGCCAAGGCAGTAAATGTTGCTGATTTTAGGTGtttgaacaactaaaaaaaaaaaaaaagaatacctctACTTATAAGTTTAGAGAGAGAAGCCTCCCCTCTTGTACTCAAGTCACTCTAAGGACTTACCAGTAATGGTCCTGATTTCTGGTTTCTTTGGTTCTGGTCTCCTTAGCTCTTTAGGCAACAAGTTGTTTTCATTATGCCACTTTTTCAGGCATTGTGGCTCATGGATGCTAATAGATTTGGTTCCATATTCACGACCACAAATATAACAAACAACTGTTCGTGGACACTTTATCATTGTTGGCTGCAAATAATATGAAATCTGTTAGATAAAGTTTAtagttgaaaattatattttaaacatactatATTTAAGGTGGCTGGGGtacggctcagtggtaaagcccttacctcccacatgtgaggcactgggttccatcctcagtaccacataataaataaacaaaataaagacactgcATCAAtgtacaactatatatatatatatatatatatatacacacacacacatacacacacacacacacacacacatatatatatatatatatatatatatatacatatacatatatatatagtatattcaaATTAGCTGGAAAATcaatattacttctgaaaatttcCAACCACTGTGGTGAATTTAACCTTTTTTGGTAACTAAGGAACCAAACTATGTTCTGAGTATATGTGActttggaaggaaataaaaaagaggcaACCGGAATTCTCCATATTGGAATTATATAAAACGTATTTCCTCATTTAGCGAATATTAGTTGCCTTCTAACTATGACATCTGAGTCACAATGCCGGGAGAATACCAAGTCAAGCAAGAATTCTTCTTTCAGTAACATTGGTTCTCATATGTTCATATGCCTGAAAAATAAAGTACCGTTAGAGAGTTTAAAATAACAGTTAGTTCTGCCCAAATATCTCATTGCTTGTGTTTCTCTGTCCTTTTTCATCTGGAACAAACTCCCACTGGCAAGACTATTAATCAATAATAGATGAGAGTTGGTGGATAAATACCCATGTTCTTCACTAAGGTTGAGTCCAGCTTTCCAGAAGTTCCCAGTGAGATTGTACCACAGTTTATACTACAATATCTCTTTTATCTCtctcctcttatttctttttcctttttttttttttttggttgttattgttgttgctgagaattgaacctagggttttgtgcatggaaggcaagcactctaccaactgagctatatccccagcccccttctcctCTTGTTTCTTTACTGGGGTATCCTGGATCACTTTCCAAATGAACTGCTTGAACTCAAATCCCTTTCTTAGTTTTGGGGGAACCAAACTCAAGTTCCCCCAGACTTGGTTTCTGGGGGAACCAAGTCTAAGTGAAAGTTATAAAATGCAGTAAAGAATTTCTTGCTTCTGTTTTGAATACAAAAAGGCACAATAAACAATGATCCTACCCGAAACAATGAGAACAAATCATATAGCCTACAGAATCATAAGCTTTAAGCCCACTGGAGACTCAAAGTTGTGATgtcaggaaaagaaataaaacactaagTTAGCAGGCTTAAGTTCAAAATATCAGTAATTCAGATAAATATAAATGGCTCTAAAGAGAACAATTAAAATACACAGATTGCCAGattggataaaaaagaaaaaaagcaagactCAACTCTTGTGCTGTTTACAAGAAATACATTATATGCACATAAAGATGCAAAtagcaaataaatgaacaaataaatagagAGATGCAAATAGGATACAaacaaaagaatagagaaaatagTCCATATAGTCTATGTAAACACTAAGCGAAAGAAAATTGGTGTGACTATGTTAGTAAAATGTGGTTGGAGTTCAGAGGATAGAAAAATTTCTTTCAGTTGTGAAGATCAGGGAAAGGTTCAAAAAGGTAGCATTTGAAAAATGCATAGAATTTAGACCAAAAAGACTGGGAAGGATGAAGAAGGCTATTAGGGACATGCAGAGCCTCAGGGACAGTAATCAGAAGGTGAGTCTAAAGAGAACAGATAATTTGCTAGCCTGATGTTCAGTGCAGCATTGGGAACTAGAAATAGGTATAGAACAGCTGTGCTGTGAACAACCATAAATGCCACACTAAcgtctgtattttattttgtaaattataagAAGTTATTAAGCAGGAAATAAACTATACTTGTGCCTCAAGAAAGTTAGTTTGTTGGGgtggggtcgtagctcagtggtagagctcttgcctagcatgtgtgaggcactgggttcgattctcagcaccacatttttttttcttttttttttttttttaattgttggttgttcaaaacattacatagttcttgatatatcatctttcacactttgcttcaagtgggttatgaactcccatttttcagcaccacatttaaatacataaaataatggtccattgacaactttaaaaaataaaagaagaaagtttgTCTGCTCAGGGCTAATAGGACAGCATATTTATGAGAGTCTGGGCATTCATGGCTCAGGAAGTAAGAAAATAATATGTCCaagaaaatgtcaatattttattttgatgatggGGAAGTTGGTGATGTCATTTACAGAAAAGGAGACAACAGAAAAGGCAGtttggtaaaaaagaaaaacattgattCTGTTCTGGACCTGTGGAGTTTGATATCCTAGTAGAATTTAATGTGAATAAATTCAGCCAAAACAGGAAATGTAGGTCTTCAATTCAGGATTAATGGATTTTGGAACTATTCACAcagaaaaagatgtttaaaacaggaaaattccagaaaaagatGGCATTATAGAAAGCATACAGAGAAAAATTCCTGGTAGGATAACTGTAATAAAGATATTGAGACAAAGGATGTTGCAGGTAGAAAACAGTTTCAAATTTGCAGTTAAAGAAACAGggcatggagaaaaaaatattgctcaGAATTCTGGAAATACTTTCTGGTTTCCGGAAAGATGTTGTCATCCACTCTGTCAAATAGTACAAAAAGTAATGGGTAGCTGAGAAAAGGATATTAGATTATATGTCAGCATCCTTTGAGTTTGGATCCAATGGAGTGGTAAAGACTACATTGTgaggaattaaaaattaagtcaaGGAAAGAAGAAGCACATTATAAGAAAGGataaaaatgtcacaatgaaatcattattttgtacaattaatatgcactaatcattataataatgattttttaaaagcttgcaGAAAGGAAACTTGAGTAGAATTGAAGAAACATCACTTTTGTTGGTTGTAGAATAAGATGTC
This window harbors:
- the LOC114103544 gene encoding zinc finger protein 475 gives rise to the protein MIKCPRTVVCYICGREYGTKSISIHEPQCLKKWHNENNLLPKELRRPEPKKPEIRTITAKGFYDLDALNEAAWTSAQSQLVPCNICGRTFLPDRLIVHQRSCKPKAAK